The following proteins come from a genomic window of Verrucomicrobiota bacterium:
- a CDS encoding transglutaminase domain-containing protein, whose protein sequence is MRLPTVAVCTFLVLCLTLPVCIRANDEASDEPLDLDALVGTTWYGVYVVDRKAGYTSTRFEPAERDGAPVLIERVALRLAMQVGGERSTMRFEERRIFEAHPPYRLLLVESEEWSDNVSERLRVERDGDEFTVTRVAGGRTTAKRVPASMETLRDRCALGALVRRGGKPGETATYVEFDANVLEDVEHTATVKGVVEEQWAGVQQRVFVVTRPHRDMARTLRYLEDGTLIRAALSDVLEVRLEDEKEATRPPGRRELYEVRREVRVEGLDVKGAEIARLTLAIAGMPDGLLVERPTQRVQRRENGALVVTLTASAMPAEPAISDEDRAKLAEHLEATEEFQSDHRSVRRRARLIVDEGDDPLERARAICRWVQRHVQASSRRNSRTALDVLRRLEGDCTEHTLLFVALCRAAGVPARQVDGYVYAGPAERTFGMHRWAQVYVGSWVDVDPTYGQVPADPTHIALDIEGAKWHALVKAFDTLRIEVIDVEAKNQGQKKSLP, encoded by the coding sequence ATGCGCCTGCCGACGGTGGCTGTGTGCACGTTTCTCGTGCTGTGCCTCACGTTGCCGGTCTGTATCCGAGCGAACGATGAGGCCTCCGACGAGCCCCTCGACCTTGACGCACTGGTCGGCACGACATGGTACGGAGTCTATGTGGTCGACCGCAAAGCCGGGTATACGTCCACACGCTTCGAGCCGGCCGAGCGCGATGGCGCCCCGGTGCTTATTGAACGCGTGGCCCTGCGGCTCGCGATGCAGGTCGGCGGCGAGCGTTCCACCATGCGCTTTGAAGAGCGCCGGATCTTCGAGGCGCATCCACCGTACCGGTTGCTGCTGGTCGAGAGCGAAGAGTGGTCGGATAACGTCTCGGAACGGCTGCGCGTCGAACGGGACGGCGACGAATTCACCGTGACGCGCGTCGCCGGGGGCCGCACAACGGCCAAGCGCGTGCCGGCCTCGATGGAGACGCTGCGCGACCGCTGTGCCCTGGGCGCGCTCGTGCGGCGCGGCGGCAAGCCGGGCGAGACGGCGACGTACGTCGAGTTCGACGCCAATGTGCTCGAAGACGTTGAGCACACGGCGACCGTCAAGGGGGTCGTCGAGGAGCAATGGGCCGGGGTGCAGCAGCGTGTGTTTGTCGTGACGCGGCCGCACCGGGACATGGCGCGGACCCTTCGTTATCTCGAGGACGGCACACTCATTCGCGCGGCACTCAGCGATGTATTAGAGGTCCGGCTCGAGGACGAGAAGGAGGCCACACGCCCGCCCGGGCGACGTGAGCTGTACGAGGTGCGCCGCGAGGTGCGCGTCGAAGGGCTCGACGTCAAGGGCGCCGAGATCGCGCGGCTGACGCTGGCGATTGCGGGCATGCCGGACGGCTTGCTGGTCGAACGCCCCACCCAACGTGTGCAGCGCCGGGAAAACGGTGCGCTTGTCGTGACGCTCACCGCGTCCGCGATGCCGGCCGAGCCCGCCATCAGCGACGAGGATCGGGCCAAGCTGGCTGAGCACCTCGAAGCGACCGAGGAGTTCCAGTCGGATCACCGGAGCGTTCGGCGCCGGGCGAGGTTGATCGTCGACGAGGGCGACGACCCGCTCGAACGGGCGCGGGCGATCTGCCGCTGGGTGCAGCGTCACGTCCAGGCATCGAGCCGACGCAACTCCCGGACGGCGCTCGACGTGCTCCGGCGCCTCGAGGGCGACTGCACGGAGCATACGCTGCTGTTCGTTGCGCTCTGCAGGGCCGCCGGGGTGCCGGCGCGCCAGGTGGACGGCTATGTGTACGCCGGACCGGCGGAGCGCACGTTCGGCATGCACCGGTGGGCGCAGGTCTACGTCGGGTCCTGGGTCGACGTGGATCCGACGTACGGGCAGGTGCCGGCGGACCCGACGCACATCGCGCTCGACATCGAGGGCGCGAAGTGGCACGCGCTCGTCAAGGCGTTCGACACGCTGCGCATCGAGGTAATCGATGTCGAGGCGAAAAACCAGGGACAGAAAAAATCCCTACCGTAA
- a CDS encoding response regulator — MMILVVDDSKALVESIGGSLERLGYTVAGASNAVDAFDHLRNPQCRLMLLSMDLPRLTGAELLILMGAEAIEVPVIVMASMDDLSADEMAEFPDVVDFIRKPFPMDELVEKVQRHARRGIAD, encoded by the coding sequence AAGGCGCTGGTCGAGTCGATCGGGGGCAGCCTCGAGCGGCTCGGCTACACCGTCGCGGGGGCGAGCAATGCCGTGGACGCCTTCGACCATCTGCGCAATCCGCAATGCCGGCTGATGTTGCTGTCGATGGACCTGCCGCGGCTCACCGGGGCTGAGCTGCTCATCCTGATGGGCGCCGAAGCCATCGAGGTGCCTGTGATCGTCATGGCGAGCATGGACGACCTGTCGGCCGACGAGATGGCCGAGTTCCCCGACGTCGTCGATTTCATCAGAAAGCCGTTCCCGATGGACGAGCTCGTCGAGAAAGTGCAACGGCACGCCCGCCGCGGCATCGCGGACTGA